The genomic stretch TCTATTCCGAACTTTAACAGATGCCCTGAGGCTTCAAGTGCTGGTTTTACAGAGCTTCCTGCTGCAATGATTAAAATATCGCCTCCGTGTCTGAGGATTTCTGCCTCCCCTATCAGGAGTTCTTTTAATTCTTTGTCCATTCGGTGCGTCTCCTCGGCGACCCGCCTGTGGCGGGAATCTTCGATTGACACATCTATGGCCTTACCTCTCGGATACCTTATTGCACTCGGCCCGTTATAGGAGAGGGCGGTCTTGAGCATGTGCTGTAATTCGTTTCCGTCCTTTGGCGCCATAACTACTATATTGGGGATATGTCTGAGATAGGACAGGTCGAATGCTCCGTGATGGGTTGGCCCGTCTTCTCCGACAATGCCTGCCCTGTCAATGACAAATACCACTGGAAGGTTCTGCAGACAGACATCATGCACGATCTCATCATAAGCCCTCTGGAGAAATGTTGAATAAATTGCCACGACCGGCCTCAAGCCCTGACTTGCAAGCCCTGCTGCAAAGGTCACTGCATGGGGCTCAGCAATCCCCACATCGTAGAATCTCCTTGGAAATGCTTTAGCAAATTTATCGAGCCCTGTGCCTTCGGTCATTGCTGCTGTTATTGCAACAATGCGGCTGTCATCCCTCGCAAGCCTGACAAGGCAACTGCCAAAGACTTCACTGAAGCTCACAGATGGATGCATTGTCTGGCTTCCTGTTTCTATGTCAAATGGGCCAATGCCGTGAAAGAGGCAGGGATTTTTCTCTGCAGGCTGATAGCCTTTCCCTTTTTTGGTTATGACATGGATTAAGACCGGCTCAGGAAAATCCCTGAATCTTTCAAAGGCCTCTATCATGGCTTCTATTTTGTGGCCATCGATCGGGCCGACATACTCAAAACCCAGCTCCTCAAAAAGCATTCCTGGGATAAAAAAGCCCTTTACAGTGTCCTCTGCCTTTTTTGCCATTTTCAGGACAGGCTCTCCAACTTTCGGGATGCCTTCTAAAAAGGATTTTGTTTCTTTTTTAATCTTTGTGTAAAAGTCGCCTGTCATGAGTTTGCTGAGATAGGCTGACAGGGCTCCTACATTCGGCGAAATAGACATCTCATTGTCATTCAGGATAACAATCAAATCTTTTTTTAGATGACCTGCATGGTTGAGTCCCTCAAAGGCAAGGCCGGCAGTCATGGCGCCATCGCCAATTACAGCTATTACCTTGAAATCCTCCTTTTTCTGATCCCGCGCCTCGATGATTCCTGATGCAGCCGATATAGATGTTGAGCTGTGGCCTGTGCCAAAGGCATCGTGGGGACTTTCATCAGGCCTGGGAAAGCCTGAGATACCTTTGTACTGCCTGAGGGTTGAGAAGGCAGCAAGCCTTCCTGTAATCAGTTTATGGGCATAAGACTGGTGGCCCACATCCCATATTATCTTGTCCTTTGGAGAATCAAATACATAATGCAGCGCAATCGTCAGGTCAACGGCGCCTAAGTTTGAGGCAAGGTGACCGCCATTTATAGCCACTCTTTCAATAATAATGTCCCTTAGCTCCATGGAAAGTTCTTTGAGCTCTGCGAGGGTAAGGTTTTTCAAATCATCAGGGCTTGTTATAGAATCAATCAACACTTTAATTCCTCCTCTTCAAGACATACATTGCAATCTCTCTTAAAGGCTCTGCCTTCTCGTCAAAACCCTCAATAGCCTTCAGAGAATTTTTTATTAACGCCTCTGCCTTTTTCTTTGATTCTTCAAGGCCAAAGATACTGGGATATGTGTTCTTACCTTTACCAGAATCCGCTCCTGTTGATTTTCCGAGCTCTTCACTGCTGCCCTCCACATCGAGGATGTCATCAACTATTTGAAAGGCAAGGCCTATGCCCTCTCCGTACCTTGTCAGAGAATGAAGTTTTTCCGGGGATGCTTCTGCCATTAAGACTCCAACCCTCAGAGATGTCCTTATAAGGGCCGCTGTCTTGTGTGCGTGGATATACCGGATCTCATTTTCTCCAATAATATTGCCCTCTGCATAGATGTCTGCTGCCTGGCCGCCCACCATCCCTCTGGAACCGGATGCCCTGGAAATTTCCTTGATTACATTTAACAGAACCTCTGGGTCTGCTTTTGATTCAGAGATTAAGTTAAAGGCATCTGTGAGTAACGCATCACCTGTAAGAATTGCAGTTGCCTCGCCAAAGACCCTGTGGTTTGTAGGTTTGCCCCTTCTCAGGTCGTCGTTATCCATGGATGGAAGGTCGTCATGGATCAAAGAGTATGTATGTATCAGCTCAAGGGCTGCTGCTACAGGTAAGACTTTATCTCCTGTGCCTCCGCATGCCTCGTATGCTGCAATTGCAAGGATTGGCCTTAAACGTTTGCCCCCTGCCATAAGTGAATAGCTGATAGAATTATAAAGGCGTTCTGGCAGGGAATCACTTTTTATTAGCGAAGACAGATAAGCCCTGAGCGCTCCATCGACCAGATCTTTTTTCTTTTCGAGGTAGGCCTTTAAATCCATAAGATATTTTTGCCATTTAGGGTATAAGGAGTCAAGGGGATTTTGTAGCGGGATTGACGTTTGATTAAATAAAATGTTAAAAAACCTCACATGCCGGAGTGGCGGAACTGGTAGACGCAAGGGACTTAAAATCCCTCGGGGTTCTACTCCGTGCCGGTTCAAATCCGGCCTCCGGCACCAGCCAAATCAAGGACTTATGGTGGTAACCCACTGTTCCTTCTTAACTTATCTAAGTATGGGAGAGTCTGTTTTATATATTGCCTCTGCAAGGAGATTACAAGTCTTCTATTAAATGCCTCTCAATGTGTTCATCAAGGTCGCTTTTCATTGTTTAACCTCTTCTTAAAACCTCTTCCCGAAATCCTGCCTTGTAAGTATCCTAATAACAGTTATATATTCCCCTTTCCATTCAAAAACAGCCCTGTAGTCTCCCATCCTTAGCCTATACAGGTCTTTATATCCTTTGAGTTTCTTTATGTGTTTGCCGTCAGGTAGTGGATTGTTTTCAAGTCTTTTACATGCCTTGTGGATTTTTTCAAAATCAGTATCAGGTATATCATCCATGTCATTCAAGGCTTTGTCAGTAAAACCAACCTT from Nitrospirota bacterium encodes the following:
- a CDS encoding 1-deoxy-D-xylulose-5-phosphate synthase, producing the protein MKVLIDSITSPDDLKNLTLAELKELSMELRDIIIERVAINGGHLASNLGAVDLTIALHYVFDSPKDKIIWDVGHQSYAHKLITGRLAAFSTLRQYKGISGFPRPDESPHDAFGTGHSSTSISAASGIIEARDQKKEDFKVIAVIGDGAMTAGLAFEGLNHAGHLKKDLIVILNDNEMSISPNVGALSAYLSKLMTGDFYTKIKKETKSFLEGIPKVGEPVLKMAKKAEDTVKGFFIPGMLFEELGFEYVGPIDGHKIEAMIEAFERFRDFPEPVLIHVITKKGKGYQPAEKNPCLFHGIGPFDIETGSQTMHPSVSFSEVFGSCLVRLARDDSRIVAITAAMTEGTGLDKFAKAFPRRFYDVGIAEPHAVTFAAGLASQGLRPVVAIYSTFLQRAYDEIVHDVCLQNLPVVFVIDRAGIVGEDGPTHHGAFDLSYLRHIPNIVVMAPKDGNELQHMLKTALSYNGPSAIRYPRGKAIDVSIEDSRHRRVAEETHRMDKELKELLIGEAEILRHGGDILIIAAGSSVKPALEASGHLLKFGIDATVVNARFVKPIDKNLIGSLAREIPNVLTVEENALKGGFGSAVLEYLSELDIKDLKIKRLGLPDRFIEQGSQGLLRKKLGLDAEGIAREALSMAAKLPIGKAVSEFL
- a CDS encoding polyprenyl synthetase family protein; protein product: MDLKAYLEKKKDLVDGALRAYLSSLIKSDSLPERLYNSISYSLMAGGKRLRPILAIAAYEACGGTGDKVLPVAAALELIHTYSLIHDDLPSMDNDDLRRGKPTNHRVFGEATAILTGDALLTDAFNLISESKADPEVLLNVIKEISRASGSRGMVGGQAADIYAEGNIIGENEIRYIHAHKTAALIRTSLRVGVLMAEASPEKLHSLTRYGEGIGLAFQIVDDILDVEGSSEELGKSTGADSGKGKNTYPSIFGLEESKKKAEALIKNSLKAIEGFDEKAEPLREIAMYVLKRRN
- a CDS encoding type II toxin-antitoxin system RelE/ParE family toxin codes for the protein MPKYKVGFTDKALNDMDDIPDTDFEKIHKACKRLENNPLPDGKHIKKLKGYKDLYRLRMGDYRAVFEWKGEYITVIRILTRQDFGKRF